A genomic stretch from Malus domestica chromosome 15, GDT2T_hap1 includes:
- the LOC103454090 gene encoding sister chromatid cohesion protein PDS5 homolog B isoform X3 → MAESALQLVSEIGTHLRRQTRPNKDFIVKSLRQAASALSQLEHASSAEACKKLEPLREAIVHGLLQHRDKDVRLLVAICVTEMFRAMAPEPPFADKYLRNVFKLIISTFVELADMESPLFSRRAKIVETVARCKCCVIMLDVDCNDLVLEMFNAFFSVVRQHHQQSLMNDILSIMVHILNEEASQPLLDVVLRNLVKEAKDADSASSQLAVSVIQTCADKLESFVCGFLTSCILDGDADGSELKEFYHEIIFKIFGCAPHMLLAVIPNLTQELLTDQVDVRLKAVNLIGKLFTLPDHHIAQRYHDLFVEFLKRFSDKSADVRVSALQCAKVCYVTNPSGTESQEVLPALESRLLDFDDRVRTQAVIVACDLAMSNTRCFPPKIISQTTERLRDKKIPVRKKALQKLMEVYRDYCNKCFKGSMTISDHFEQIPCKILMLCFDKDCMDFRSQNMELVLAEDLFPAGLSVHEITRHWIHLFSLFTPLHIKALNSILSQKQRLQSEMQTYLANRKKEKGSNSEEMQKRYKVQFSKMAVSFADPSRAEECFEKFNQMKDNNIFNSLALLLDDLQFKEARASRDKFLNMIGGKHQNFEFLRTLSSKCSYNIFSAAHVCCILDDLSSNSPGKRNLEASSVRLLLSITSFFPTLLRGSEVQLQKLLKETDPINDKLIEVLAKAGPHIFVKLSEIYPFLKRVCLEGTRVQSKYAVSAIAALVDHSKQLIFQDLCKELVDSLLVGQNIPTVLQSLGCLAQHSVSTFQSQVGEITHYIYQKMFQVNSSDFIDSCDDASGSSDSCKLKIYGLKTLVKSFLPHRGTHTKQQINELEDYSKWQIDELWDILSIMLQKGETAEGITSCSESDKACIRLAAAKSVLRLARRWDFHISPEIFHFTILMAKDDSPLVRRSFLDKTHKLLKEHVIPSRYACAFAMATSDCLKDLQDDSLKYIAEFVKDYSREAQVRQISGVQEGLNTDFPAYIVVFLIHILAHDTGFPPEDCQDEKAYAQFCGPLLGLLQVLVNASNADGALDVAKDSVLYLICIFRAIKRAEDAIDTELTGKLHILAEIGHSFVTLTNHNALSSLHAPGKIFLPSSLYKSNSRCLTQSCFDEYFFKRVVDIFKSNLSLKSLFAFQPAGALPRRGRKCQEDITQSGVVKDSKHIVTSSKIVNLCNDGEAEPRKAEKQGTCRGGCRRKRDLSPNDSGIGYQNGLSKKSDITLEKEILSSCDSVATVGGSNVTVQNIKKNTIPLMGNVNVKRSINVESNDPRSNLKGPCSLKEIGKKAEALIGQRIKFLSPEDKCFYSGTVDGYNTQNNTYKITCDGSGDVQLVCLESKSWEPISEGSLEERKRKLGKKAFVDTSASEVTNVNEDAVARRTRRQKKLNEL, encoded by the exons ATGGCCGAGTCCGCGCTGCAACTCGTCTCCGAAATCGGCACCCACCTCCGCCGCCAAACGCGCCCAAACAAGGACTTCATCGTCAAATCTCTCCGA CAAGCTGCAAGTGCTTTGTCGCAGTTAGAACATGCTTCTTCGGCTGAAGCTTGTAAGAAGTTGGAGCCCCTGAGAGAAGCTATTGTGCATGGCTTGCTTCAGCATAGGGATAAGGACGTCAGGCTTCTTGTGGCCATCTGTGTAACTGAAATGTTTCGGGCTATGGCACCCGAACCCCCTTTTGCGGACAAATATCTAAGG AACGTTTTTAAACTCATTATCAGCACGTTCGTCGAGCTAGCTGATATGGAGAGCCCGCTCTTTTCGAGGAGGGCCAAAATAGTAGAGACTGTTGCGCGATGTAAATGTTGTGTGATCATGTTGGATGTTGACTGCAATGATCTAGTTCTCGAAATGTTCAATGCCTTCTTCTCTGTTGTGAG GCAACATCATCAGCAGAGTTTGATGAATGATATTTTGTCTATAATGGTTCATATACTAAACGAGGAAGCTTCTCAGCCACTTTTGGATGTGGTTCTACGAAATCTTGTGAAGGAGGCAAAG GATGCAGATTCTGCTTCTTCTCAGCTTGCAGTTTCTGTGATCCAAACATGTGCAGACAAACTTGAGTCCTTTGTTTGTGGGTTTCTGACATCTTGTATTTTGGATGGAGATGCTGATGGGAGTGAGCTCAAGGAATTTTACCATgaaatcatttttaaaatttttgggTGTGCTCCTCATATGCTTCTTGCTGTCATTCCAAATTTGACTCAAGAGTTACTG ACTGATCAGGTTGATGTCCGACTCAAAGCTGTTAATTTAATTGGAAAACTTTTCACACTGCCTGATCACCATATTGCACAAAGGTATCATGACCTCTTCGTTGAGTTTTTGAAAAGATTTTCGGATAAATCTGCGGACGTTAGAGTTAGTGCTCTACAATGTGCTAAAGTTTGCTATGTGACCAACCCCTCTGGGACGGAATCACAAGAAGTTCTCC CTGCCCTTGAAAGTCGGCTACTAGATTTTGATGATAGGGTGAGAACACAGGCAGTGATTGTTGCCTGTGATCTTGCCATGTCTAATACGAGATGCTTTCCTCCCAAAATAATATCTCAGACCACTGAAAGACTTAGGGATAAGAAG ATACCCGTTAGAAAGAAAGCTTTGCAGAAGTTGATGGAAGTATATCGAGATTATTGTAACAAATGCTTTAAAGGCTCTATGACAATCAGTGACCACTTTGAACAGATTCCTTGTAAAATATTGATGCTATGCTTTGATAAAGATTGTATGGATTTCAG GTCCCAAAATATGGAGCTTGTTCTTGCAGAAGATCTATTTCCAGCTGGTCTTTCAGTTCATGAAATTACAAGGCACTGGATCCACTTGTTTTCTCTTTTCACCCCACTTCATATAAAGGCTTTGAACTCTATTTTATCTCAGAAACAAAG GTTGCAAAGTGAGATGCAAACTTATTTAGCCAATCGAAAGAAAGAGAAG GGGAGTAATTCAGAAGAGATGCAGAAGAGATATAAAGTTCAGTTCTCAAAAATGGCAGTCTCCTTTGCAGACCCTTCAAGAGCAGAAGAGTGCTTTGAAAAATTTAACCAAATGAAAGATAATAACATTTTTAATTCACTGGCTCTGTTATTGGATGACCTGCAATTTAAAGAAGCCCGTGCAAGCAGA GACAAATTTCTGAATATGATTGGCGGGAAACATcagaattttgagtttttacgAACACTTTCCTCAAAATGCTCTTATAATATATTCAGTGCAGCGCATGTTTGCTGTATTCTAGATGATCTATCCAGTAACAGTCCTGGAAAGAGAAACTTGGAGGCTTCTTCTGTCAGACTTCTGCTG TCAATCACCAGCTTTTTCCCAACACTCTTAAGAGGTTCAGAAGTGCAACTTCAGAAGTTATTAAAGGAGACGGACCCAATTAATGATAAGTTGATTGAAGTGTTAGCCAAAGCAGGCCCTCACATATTTGTTAAACTCAG TGAAATCTACCCCTTTCTGAAGAGGGTTTGTCTGGAGGGGACTCGCGTTCAGTCAAAATATGCTGTTTCAGCAATTGCTGCTTTAGTTGATCATTCAAAGCAATTGATTTTCCAAGATCTATGTAAG GAACTTGTGGATTCTCTACTAGTTGGGCAGAACATACCAACAGTGTTACAGTCCTTGGGATGTCTTGCACAGCATTCTGTTTCAACATTCCAAAGCCAAGTTGGAGAGATCACCCATTATATATATCAAAAAATGTTCCAA GTGAACTCTTCAGATTTTATAGACTCTTGTGATGATGCATCCGGGTCTAGTGATTCTTGCAAATTAAAG ATATATGGCCTGAAAACACTTGTCAAGAGCTTCTTGCCACACAGGGGAACTCACACCAAACAGCAAATTAATGAGCTTGAGGACTACAGCAAATGGCAAATTGATGAGCTCTGGGACATTTTGTCAATAATGCTGCAAAAGGGAGAAACTGCTGAGGGTATCACCTCATG CAGTGAAAGTGATAAGGCTTGTATTAGATTAGCTGCTGCAAAGTCTGTTCTCCGGCTTGCTCGAAGATGGGATTTCCATATTTCTCCAGAGATCTTTCACTTTACAATTTTAATGGCAAAG GATGATTCTCCATTGGTGAGAAGATCATTTCTTGATAAAACTCACAAATTACTGAAGGAGCATGTTATACCTAGTAGATATGCATGTGCTTTCGCAATGGCCACTTCAGATTGCCTCAAGGATCTGCAGGATGAT TCGTTAAAATATATTGCAGAATTTGTCAAAGATTACAGTAGAGAAGCTCAAGTGCGTCAAATCTCTGGAGTCCAAGAAGGATTAAACACTGATTTTCCAGCATACATAGTGGTGTTCTTGATCCATATTCTTGCTCATGATACAGGCTTCCCACCTGAAGACTGTCAAGATGAAAAAGCATATGCTCAGTTTTGcgg TCCACTGTTAGGTTTATTGCAGGTTTTAGTCAATGCTAGTAATGCTGACGGGGCTCTGGATGTTGCCAAGGATTCTGTCTTGTATTTGATTTGCATTTTTCGTGCAATTAAGAGAGCTGAGGATGCTATAGACACTGAATTAACCGGT AAGCTGCATATTCTGGCAGAAATTGGGCATTCTTTTGTGACGTTAACAAATCACAATGCCCTCTCCTCATTACATGCTCCTGGGAAAATTTTTCTACCATCATCCTTATATAAA TCCAATTCAAGATGCCTCACTCAATCATGTTTTGATGAGTACTTTTTCAAAAGAGTAGTTGACATATTTAAATCAAATCTCTCTTTG AAATCTTTATTCGCATTTCAGCCTGCCGGTGCTCTTCCTAGACGTGGGCGTAAATGTCAAGAGGATATCACACAATCTGGTGTTGTCAAGGACAGCAAACATATCGTAACATCTTCCAAGATAGTTAATTTGTGCAATGATGGGGAAGCTGAACCCCGAAAGGCTGAGAAACAAGGCACCTGTAGGGGAGGATGTAGAAGAAAACGGGATCTCTCTCCAAATGATTCTGGTATTGGTTACCAGAATGGTTTATCTAAAAAATCTGATATTACTTTGGAAAAAGAAATACTTTCATCCTGTGATTCTGTGGCTACAGTCGGTGGATCAAATGTCACTGTccagaatattaaaaaaaataccatTCCATTGATGGGAAATGTTAATGTGAAAAGAAGCATTAATGTGGAATCCAATGACCCCAGATCGAATCTAAAGGGTCCTTGCAGCTTAAAG GAAATTGGTAAGAAGGCTGAGGCATTGATTGGGCAAAGGATCAAATTTTTGTCTCCAGAAGATAAATG TTTTTATTCAGGTACAGTGGATGGTTATAATACTCAAAACAATACATACAAG ATCACATGTGATGGTAGCGGGGATGTTCAATTAGTATGCTTGGAAAGTAAGAGCTGGGAACCTATAAGTGAGGGTTCACTGGAGGAAAGG AAACGAAAGCTGGGGAAAAAAGCTTTTGTGGACACCTCGGCATCAGAAGTTACTAATGTAAATGAGGATGCT GTGGCTAGAAGAACTCGAAGACAAAAGAAACTAAATGAGCTATGA
- the LOC103454090 gene encoding sister chromatid cohesion protein PDS5 homolog B isoform X1, producing MAESALQLVSEIGTHLRRQTRPNKDFIVKSLRQAASALSQLEHASSAEACKKLEPLREAIVHGLLQHRDKDVRLLVAICVTEMFRAMAPEPPFADKYLRNVFKLIISTFVELADMESPLFSRRAKIVETVARCKCCVIMLDVDCNDLVLEMFNAFFSVVRQHHQQSLMNDILSIMVHILNEEASQPLLDVVLRNLVKEAKDADSASSQLAVSVIQTCADKLESFVCGFLTSCILDGDADGSELKEFYHEIIFKIFGCAPHMLLAVIPNLTQELLTDQVDVRLKAVNLIGKLFTLPDHHIAQRYHDLFVEFLKRFSDKSADVRVSALQCAKVCYVTNPSGTESQEVLPALESRLLDFDDRVRTQAVIVACDLAMSNTRCFPPKIISQTTERLRDKKIPVRKKALQKLMEVYRDYCNKCFKGSMTISDHFEQIPCKILMLCFDKDCMDFRSQNMELVLAEDLFPAGLSVHEITRHWIHLFSLFTPLHIKALNSILSQKQRLQSEMQTYLANRKKEKGSNSEEMQKRYKVQFSKMAVSFADPSRAEECFEKFNQMKDNNIFNSLALLLDDLQFKEARASRDKFLNMIGGKHQNFEFLRTLSSKCSYNIFSAAHVCCILDDLSSNSPGKRNLEASSVRLLLSITSFFPTLLRGSEVQLQKLLKETDPINDKLIEVLAKAGPHIFVKLSEIYPFLKRVCLEGTRVQSKYAVSAIAALVDHSKQLIFQDLCKELVDSLLVGQNIPTVLQSLGCLAQHSVSTFQSQVGEITHYIYQKMFQVNSSDFIDSCDDASGSSDSCKLKIYGLKTLVKSFLPHRGTHTKQQINELEDYSKWQIDELWDILSIMLQKGETAEGITSCSESDKACIRLAAAKSVLRLARRWDFHISPEIFHFTILMAKDDSPLVRRSFLDKTHKLLKEHVIPSRYACAFAMATSDCLKDLQDDSLKYIAEFVKDYSREAQVRQISGVQEGLNTDFPAYIVVFLIHILAHDTGFPPEDCQDEKAYAQFCGPLLGLLQVLVNASNADGALDVAKDSVLYLICIFRAIKRAEDAIDTELTGKLHILAEIGHSFVTLTNHNALSSLHAPGKIFLPSSLYKSNSRCLTQSCFDEYFFKRVVDIFKSNLSLKSLFAFQPAGALPRRGRKCQEDITQSGVVKDSKHIVTSSKIVNLCNDGEAEPRKAEKQGTCRGGCRRKRDLSPNDSGIGYQNGLSKKSDITLEKEILSSCDSVATVGGSNVTVQNIKKNTIPLMGNVNVKRSINVESNDPRSNLKGPCSLKEIGKKAEALIGQRIKFLSPEDKCFYSGTVDGYNTQNNTYKITCDGSGDVQLVCLESKSWEPISEGSLEERFWMWQKRKLGKKAFVDTSASEVTNVNEDAVARRTRRQKKLNEL from the exons ATGGCCGAGTCCGCGCTGCAACTCGTCTCCGAAATCGGCACCCACCTCCGCCGCCAAACGCGCCCAAACAAGGACTTCATCGTCAAATCTCTCCGA CAAGCTGCAAGTGCTTTGTCGCAGTTAGAACATGCTTCTTCGGCTGAAGCTTGTAAGAAGTTGGAGCCCCTGAGAGAAGCTATTGTGCATGGCTTGCTTCAGCATAGGGATAAGGACGTCAGGCTTCTTGTGGCCATCTGTGTAACTGAAATGTTTCGGGCTATGGCACCCGAACCCCCTTTTGCGGACAAATATCTAAGG AACGTTTTTAAACTCATTATCAGCACGTTCGTCGAGCTAGCTGATATGGAGAGCCCGCTCTTTTCGAGGAGGGCCAAAATAGTAGAGACTGTTGCGCGATGTAAATGTTGTGTGATCATGTTGGATGTTGACTGCAATGATCTAGTTCTCGAAATGTTCAATGCCTTCTTCTCTGTTGTGAG GCAACATCATCAGCAGAGTTTGATGAATGATATTTTGTCTATAATGGTTCATATACTAAACGAGGAAGCTTCTCAGCCACTTTTGGATGTGGTTCTACGAAATCTTGTGAAGGAGGCAAAG GATGCAGATTCTGCTTCTTCTCAGCTTGCAGTTTCTGTGATCCAAACATGTGCAGACAAACTTGAGTCCTTTGTTTGTGGGTTTCTGACATCTTGTATTTTGGATGGAGATGCTGATGGGAGTGAGCTCAAGGAATTTTACCATgaaatcatttttaaaatttttgggTGTGCTCCTCATATGCTTCTTGCTGTCATTCCAAATTTGACTCAAGAGTTACTG ACTGATCAGGTTGATGTCCGACTCAAAGCTGTTAATTTAATTGGAAAACTTTTCACACTGCCTGATCACCATATTGCACAAAGGTATCATGACCTCTTCGTTGAGTTTTTGAAAAGATTTTCGGATAAATCTGCGGACGTTAGAGTTAGTGCTCTACAATGTGCTAAAGTTTGCTATGTGACCAACCCCTCTGGGACGGAATCACAAGAAGTTCTCC CTGCCCTTGAAAGTCGGCTACTAGATTTTGATGATAGGGTGAGAACACAGGCAGTGATTGTTGCCTGTGATCTTGCCATGTCTAATACGAGATGCTTTCCTCCCAAAATAATATCTCAGACCACTGAAAGACTTAGGGATAAGAAG ATACCCGTTAGAAAGAAAGCTTTGCAGAAGTTGATGGAAGTATATCGAGATTATTGTAACAAATGCTTTAAAGGCTCTATGACAATCAGTGACCACTTTGAACAGATTCCTTGTAAAATATTGATGCTATGCTTTGATAAAGATTGTATGGATTTCAG GTCCCAAAATATGGAGCTTGTTCTTGCAGAAGATCTATTTCCAGCTGGTCTTTCAGTTCATGAAATTACAAGGCACTGGATCCACTTGTTTTCTCTTTTCACCCCACTTCATATAAAGGCTTTGAACTCTATTTTATCTCAGAAACAAAG GTTGCAAAGTGAGATGCAAACTTATTTAGCCAATCGAAAGAAAGAGAAG GGGAGTAATTCAGAAGAGATGCAGAAGAGATATAAAGTTCAGTTCTCAAAAATGGCAGTCTCCTTTGCAGACCCTTCAAGAGCAGAAGAGTGCTTTGAAAAATTTAACCAAATGAAAGATAATAACATTTTTAATTCACTGGCTCTGTTATTGGATGACCTGCAATTTAAAGAAGCCCGTGCAAGCAGA GACAAATTTCTGAATATGATTGGCGGGAAACATcagaattttgagtttttacgAACACTTTCCTCAAAATGCTCTTATAATATATTCAGTGCAGCGCATGTTTGCTGTATTCTAGATGATCTATCCAGTAACAGTCCTGGAAAGAGAAACTTGGAGGCTTCTTCTGTCAGACTTCTGCTG TCAATCACCAGCTTTTTCCCAACACTCTTAAGAGGTTCAGAAGTGCAACTTCAGAAGTTATTAAAGGAGACGGACCCAATTAATGATAAGTTGATTGAAGTGTTAGCCAAAGCAGGCCCTCACATATTTGTTAAACTCAG TGAAATCTACCCCTTTCTGAAGAGGGTTTGTCTGGAGGGGACTCGCGTTCAGTCAAAATATGCTGTTTCAGCAATTGCTGCTTTAGTTGATCATTCAAAGCAATTGATTTTCCAAGATCTATGTAAG GAACTTGTGGATTCTCTACTAGTTGGGCAGAACATACCAACAGTGTTACAGTCCTTGGGATGTCTTGCACAGCATTCTGTTTCAACATTCCAAAGCCAAGTTGGAGAGATCACCCATTATATATATCAAAAAATGTTCCAA GTGAACTCTTCAGATTTTATAGACTCTTGTGATGATGCATCCGGGTCTAGTGATTCTTGCAAATTAAAG ATATATGGCCTGAAAACACTTGTCAAGAGCTTCTTGCCACACAGGGGAACTCACACCAAACAGCAAATTAATGAGCTTGAGGACTACAGCAAATGGCAAATTGATGAGCTCTGGGACATTTTGTCAATAATGCTGCAAAAGGGAGAAACTGCTGAGGGTATCACCTCATG CAGTGAAAGTGATAAGGCTTGTATTAGATTAGCTGCTGCAAAGTCTGTTCTCCGGCTTGCTCGAAGATGGGATTTCCATATTTCTCCAGAGATCTTTCACTTTACAATTTTAATGGCAAAG GATGATTCTCCATTGGTGAGAAGATCATTTCTTGATAAAACTCACAAATTACTGAAGGAGCATGTTATACCTAGTAGATATGCATGTGCTTTCGCAATGGCCACTTCAGATTGCCTCAAGGATCTGCAGGATGAT TCGTTAAAATATATTGCAGAATTTGTCAAAGATTACAGTAGAGAAGCTCAAGTGCGTCAAATCTCTGGAGTCCAAGAAGGATTAAACACTGATTTTCCAGCATACATAGTGGTGTTCTTGATCCATATTCTTGCTCATGATACAGGCTTCCCACCTGAAGACTGTCAAGATGAAAAAGCATATGCTCAGTTTTGcgg TCCACTGTTAGGTTTATTGCAGGTTTTAGTCAATGCTAGTAATGCTGACGGGGCTCTGGATGTTGCCAAGGATTCTGTCTTGTATTTGATTTGCATTTTTCGTGCAATTAAGAGAGCTGAGGATGCTATAGACACTGAATTAACCGGT AAGCTGCATATTCTGGCAGAAATTGGGCATTCTTTTGTGACGTTAACAAATCACAATGCCCTCTCCTCATTACATGCTCCTGGGAAAATTTTTCTACCATCATCCTTATATAAA TCCAATTCAAGATGCCTCACTCAATCATGTTTTGATGAGTACTTTTTCAAAAGAGTAGTTGACATATTTAAATCAAATCTCTCTTTG AAATCTTTATTCGCATTTCAGCCTGCCGGTGCTCTTCCTAGACGTGGGCGTAAATGTCAAGAGGATATCACACAATCTGGTGTTGTCAAGGACAGCAAACATATCGTAACATCTTCCAAGATAGTTAATTTGTGCAATGATGGGGAAGCTGAACCCCGAAAGGCTGAGAAACAAGGCACCTGTAGGGGAGGATGTAGAAGAAAACGGGATCTCTCTCCAAATGATTCTGGTATTGGTTACCAGAATGGTTTATCTAAAAAATCTGATATTACTTTGGAAAAAGAAATACTTTCATCCTGTGATTCTGTGGCTACAGTCGGTGGATCAAATGTCACTGTccagaatattaaaaaaaataccatTCCATTGATGGGAAATGTTAATGTGAAAAGAAGCATTAATGTGGAATCCAATGACCCCAGATCGAATCTAAAGGGTCCTTGCAGCTTAAAG GAAATTGGTAAGAAGGCTGAGGCATTGATTGGGCAAAGGATCAAATTTTTGTCTCCAGAAGATAAATG TTTTTATTCAGGTACAGTGGATGGTTATAATACTCAAAACAATACATACAAG ATCACATGTGATGGTAGCGGGGATGTTCAATTAGTATGCTTGGAAAGTAAGAGCTGGGAACCTATAAGTGAGGGTTCACTGGAGGAAAGG TTTTGGATGTGGCAGAAACGAAAGCTGGGGAAAAAAGCTTTTGTGGACACCTCGGCATCAGAAGTTACTAATGTAAATGAGGATGCT GTGGCTAGAAGAACTCGAAGACAAAAGAAACTAAATGAGCTATGA